The DNA window AATCGTGGTGTCCGATATGGGAGAGCAGTGATCGCCCCACACGGCCCCAGCCAGTACGCAGGAGACCGACGAGTACAGAATATGGTAGTGATCCGGCGAGGCCATGCCATTTTTTGCGAGAACCGCCCAGGCCAGCGGCACCACGAGCGGCATCAGGATGCCCATAGTGCCCCAGCTCGATCCCGTAGCGAATGCTGTCGCCGCGGCAATCACGAAGATGATGGCCGGCACCACTCCTGCCGGCAACCACTCACCCAAAATCGAGACGAGATAATCCGCCGTGTGCAGCACCTCCGTGATATTGGAAAGGGCCCACGCGAGGACCAGAATGATCATAGCAAAGAGCATCGACTTGAGGCCTTCGTACCACGCCTCGACCGTCTGCTCCAGATCCAGGATGCCCTGTCCCAGTGACAATGCCGCAGCTGTGAGCACTCCTATCAGAGACCCCCACATGAGGGCCGCGTACGAGTCGGCGCCCCCAATAATCTCGCGTAGCGAGGCATCGGCTCCAGCCGCCTGTGCACCGGTCGCGTAGAGTCCGGCGAGGACGGTCCCGATGAGGACAACCACGGGAATTACAGCATTCACGGCCCGATTCGGCGCATCCGCCGGCGGAGACAACTCGTCCCCCTCTGCTGCCGCTTCGTCCACATTCGCATCCGGACCAAGCACCTGCCCCGTCTCCCGCGCCCGCTTCTCAGCGTGGTACATTGGCCCGAAGTCTCGTCGCGAATAGGCGATGAGGAAGACGAAGAAAAGAGCAAGCAGTGGATAGAAGCTGTACGGAATCGAGTTGAGAAAAACCGAGTACGCCCCCTGGTTAAATCCTTCTATTCCCTCGATGGCCGTCCCCACGAGGCCCACTTCGTACCCAATCCAGGTGGTTACAAATGCGAGACAGGAAATGGGCGCCGCGGTGGAGTCGACGATGTAAGCGAGCTTTTCGCGCGAGATGCGCAGACGGTCCGTCACGGGCCGCATTGTGTTGCCCACGATGAGCGTATTGGCGTAATCGTCGAAGAAGATGCCGAGACCAAGGGCCCAGGTGGCCACCTGCCCGCGCCGCGAGTCGCTGGCCCACCCGGTCAGGCGCTCGACAATCCCGAGCGTACCGCCATTTTTCGAAATGATGCCCACCATTCCGCCAATCATGAGCGAAAACAGAATGATGGCGGCGTGGCTCTCATTTGCCAGAGCCCCGAGCACGTAGACTTGCATCGTGTCGAGCAACCCCTTGAACGCAGCCCACGGCGTGTATCCTATTGCGAGAACAGCCCCAATCCACACCCCAAAGAACAACGCCGGCACCACCCGGCGGTACAGCAAGGCCATTCCAATCGCAAGCAGCGGCGGCACGATGGACAGCCAGCCCGGAATCGCACGCGTATCGGCCGACCGCAGCGTCTGGCCCCCTGCCACCACCTCTACGGTTGTCCCTCCGTTCGATGCCACCGTCACCCCCTCTACCGTCCATTGCTCCTGCGACGCGTCGTACGACAGAGCCTGCGTCTCCCCGCCCACCTGAACCATTGGCGCCCCCTTCTCCGCCAGCGCGGAGTCGCCCGGCACCGTTACTGTGAATTCGATTCCCGTGAGCACCGGACTCGGCACGTCCATCGTTCCGCTCCCTTGCCCCACCGCAGGGGAGGCGACCAAAAACAACGCGCCAAGCACCACGAAAACCGCACGAGTCAACGAGCTAGGAGTCATGTTTAAATCACGAGCTGGGAGGCAAAAATCGAGAAGTGGACGTTTTCTGTACGACCATAGACACCTTAGAATGCGTCTATGAAGTTGCCCTGAACCAAATTTTGGCTACATGGTCGCTCTGAGCTTGTCTCAGAGCCTATACAATGGACGGTGAGGCCTCACAAGTCTCTTCGATAGGCTCTGGCAATCTAGACTTGCCTAGATCAAGTTTGGACATCTGAGATGTCCAGGAGCGACGAAAGTGCTGGTGAATGAGACTTCATAGACAGACACTCAGAACAGCAATCCTCACCTCCCTCCGGCACACGTAGATCCCTCCGCGAGATACGAATCTGGTCGTGGATCTCGAACGAAGTCCGCGGCGCGCGCCCTCGCCCGGAACGTGTCCACTCAGGACTCACGGGTTCCAAAGATCCGATCCCCCGCATCCCCCAGCCCCGGCCGGATAAACGCATCCTCGTCAAGCTCCCGGTCCAGTCCGGCCGTCACGACCGGCACGTCTGGGTGCTCTGCCCGGAGGGTCTTCACCCCTTCCGGCGCCGCCACCAAGCAGGCAAAGGTAAAGTTCTCGCCCCCTTCCTCCTTCAAGTGATCGATCGCAAAGGACGCGCTCCCCCCCGTCGCCAGCATCGGATCGACGACAAAGACGTGTGCCTCCTCAATGCCCTTCGGGATATTGCTGTAGTAATCCACCGGGGTATACGTCTCCTCGTCCCGCTGCATACCCAGGTGGCCGACGCGCGCTTCCGGAAGATATCGCACGAAGCCGTCAACCATTCCCAGTCCGGCCCGCATGATCGGCACCACCATAACGTCCTCCGCAATCTCGTAGCCGGTAGTCGTCTCGAGGGGCGTCTCAATCTCAGTCTCCCTCAACGGAATGTCGCGCAGGGCCTCATAGGCCAGAATGGCCGCCGCATCGGACACCGTTTTCCGAAACGCCCCGTGCGAGGTATCGTCCCGGCGAAGCACCGTGAGATCTCGTTTTAGCAGCGGATGATCAACAACCGTCAAATTTTCCATACAGCCCTCGACCATTGGTAAAGAACATCAGCAGACCGATTGCCTCCCCCTCACGTCCGTCCCTCATTCATTTTCCTGCTTTTGGCGTTCCTTCTCCGCTTTGCGCTTTTCCCTCGCCTTGCGGGCCGGCTCCACATTGTCGAGCCACGCCTTTCGTTCGAAGTAGCTGTCGGTGATTTCCTTCAGCTTGCCAGAGAGCAGAACGATGGCCACGAGGTTCGGGATAATGACGAGCCCAAGGGCAATATCCCCGACGGCCCAGACCGTCGCCAGCGGCGCAATTCCCCCGAGGAAGTTCACGGTCACGAAGGCCACCTTGTACGGCAGAACCGCCTGTTCACCGAAGAGATAAATGGCACAACGGTCCCCGTAGTAACTCCAAGAGATCGAGGTCGAGATGGCGAAGAGGAGCACGCTGAAGACGACGATGAGACCGCCCCAGTCGCCCAGTGGCGAGAGTCCCCGGGCGAAGGCCAGCTGAGTGAGGGGCGCTCCACTTTCCACCGCTGGTCCGTAGAGAGAAGTGTACTCCGTGCCGTCCTCGCCAATGGCGACGCTCCGTTCGGTGTTGAGCGTCCCCGTAAACGGCTGTCGGAGATCACCGTAGTCCTCGCAATCGCCGGTGCAGTCGACAAAGAAACTGTCGACGACCGCCTGATTCCAGGCAAACTCGGGCGCGCCCTCCTGCACCTGCGGCTCCCCATTCACGATCTTGATCTCCGTCGGCGGGTTTTCATCCGCAATGATGCCCCCTTCATTCTCAACGCGGTAGCTATGTGCTCCCCCATCGAGGTCGAGTTCCGTCGGCACCGGATCGTTCCAAACGCCCGTCACGACAATCACGAGGCCGGTAATCGAGCAGATGATGATGGTGTCGATAAACGGTTCGAGAAGGGCAACGACTCCCTCGGACACCGGCTCATCGGTCTGTGCGGCCGAGTGGGCAATCGGGGCCGAGCCCATGCCGGCCTCGTTGGAGAAAAGCCCCCGTTGAACGCCGTAGATCATGGTAAGCATGAAGATGCCGGCCCCCGTTCCGGCCACGCCGGAGGAGGGATTGAAGGCATCGGAGATGATACTACCAAAGGCGGCGGGCACTTCTCCGATATTCAGGGCGAGGATGGTCAGCCCTCCGAGCACGTAAATGGCAGCCATGACCGGAGCGATGATACTCGTCACCCGTCCGATGCGGGTCACGCCGCCGATAATCACGAGCGCAACGAGCCCGGCGACGAGGGCGGCGACGATCACGCTCATAACGAAGGGGTCGAGCCCAACCAGCCCACTATATCCCTCGAGGGTATCGGTCACCGAGTTTGCCTGGTTGGCGTTCCCAGTGAGGAACGACGTGATGCCGAGCAGTCCTGCCGAGAGGACCGCCATCCAGGTCCAGTTGGACCCCAGCCCCTTCTCGATGTAATACATCGGCCCGCCGGAGACCGTCCCCAGCCAGCCAGGCTCATCCCCATCCCCCGCGATGTCGACATCCCGGTAGTACTGAGCGAGCGTCACCTCGCTGAACTTGGTCGCCATTCCCAAGACGGCCGTCACCCACATCCACAGCAGGGCTCCGGGGCCGCCGTAGTGGATGGCGAGCGCCACCCCGACGATATTGCCGGTGCCCACCGTTGCCGACAGGGCCGTGGTAAGCGCCTGAAAGTGAGGAATGTCTCCCGGCTCGTCGGGATCGTCGTACTTCCCTGTCGTCACTGCGAACCCGTGAAACAGCCGGCGAAACTGGACGAAGCCCAGCCGAAGCGTCAGGAATAATCCCGCCCCAAGCAGCAGGAGTACGACGATCGGGATGTCGTTCCCGGTGCCGGTCGGAATGCCAAATCCCCAGACAAACTCGACAAGGAAGTCAATACCATCGGCAAGGGTTTCCAAAAAGGACATAGAAGGCAAAACCTGTCAGAGAGAACGCTTGCAGGACTACAGCAATGAATGACGGACCTCGGGAAAGAAGTCCATTCGGCGGGCCTTCCGATACACTCGAACGACTCGTGTTCGGCGGTCGGAAGGCCTGAATATAGAAGGCGAAACTGACCTGCGCAACCACGACCTCCAGTCTTCCCCACCTCGTCCGGCCCTCCCCTGCCCGATAGCGGCCCCGTTGAGGGAGGCTTACATGTTTTTCATTCGGGACCGCCCCTCGTCCGTCCGCTACGAAGGCAATTCTCCCGGCTCCTCGGGGGGCATCTCGCCGCTCGACTGCTCAAACGCCTTCCGCTCCTGGCTCCGCTGCGCCGACGCTTGAGCCGCAGGGGCAACGTATCGGTAGGCGGCCGCAACGCCAACGTTGAAGAGCGACGCGACCACGCCGAGGGCAGTGCCCAAATACTCAGGCCCCGCCAGCGCGAGCCGAATCATGACGGTGGCGGCCGCATAGCCGGAGTTGCGAAAGACCATGTGATAGGTCGAGCTGTAACGAAGGGAGATGAGCACGATCAGGATGTCGCTGAAGATGAGGACGGTGTAGAACGCATTGAAGAACGGCACCTCCTCGCCCGTCAAAAGAGCACTCAGACAGGTGTAGACGCCAAGCCCCCCAAGGACGAAAAGGAGGACGTTCGACACCAGCTTCTTCTGCGCCACGAAGTACCAGCGCTCCACCTCGTCCTGGGTAAGAGGCTCATGCTGCTGAAGGGTATAGAACAGCCCCAGCGTAAGAAAAATGAGGAGGGCCCCGACCGCATCGACGACCACGAGTTGCACGGCCTCTCGTCCCGCCTCAAAGCTCCATTCGATGGGCTCCTCGTTGAACTTGACGAGCTCTTTGAACGAGCGCCGGAGGAGGATCAGCGAAAAAACCTCAAATTGCTTTCCGGCCGTGTCGGCCACACTGGTGGCGAGCCCGACGACGAGGCCGATAATTTCAACCACAAGGAACAGCGTAAAGGCCACGTCGATGGCCACGAAGTGATTGCTCGACACGGAGGCCGCAATGGAGGCCGGAAGCACGTCGAGTCGCTTGGCCTCAATCACGAGAAGGGCAATAAAAAAGCCCCCCACGAGCGCGTATCCTACGATGCGACGGGCCTCCTTTCCTTCCCACCACGATTCGAAGGCGTCGAAGATCTGGTTGCTATGCCGAAAGAACGTGACCATTGCCCAACGGGTCTTCTGATCCCTGACATGCGCGTACAGGCTCAATGCGACACGTCCTTGTGCGTTTTGGCGTTCGCGGAGGCATACCGTCAGGATTACATCCCACCGCCTCAGACAGCCCTATAGCGTTTCAGGGTCAATCTCGACGACCTGCCCGTTCATGAGCGCGTAGGTCTGAGCCGGATACGACTTGACGAGGCGGTAGTCGTGCGTGGCTGTGAGAAGCGTCATCCCCTGTTTGTGAAGGCTCACCAGCAATTCCTGGATCTCGTCGGCAACCACAGGATCGAGGTTGCCTGTGGGCTCATCGGCCAGAAGCACCCACGGATCATTTGCAATGGCGCGTGCGATGACGACGCGCTGTTGCTCGCCCCCAGACAGTTCATGCGGATAATTGTTACGCTTGTGACTCAGTCCTACCCGGGCCAGCGACTTGAGTACCTTACTTTTTACTTGAGACTGTTTCTTGCCGGTGGCGTACAAGGCAAACGCCACGTTCTCATAGGCGCTACGGTCGGGTAGCAACTGAAAGTCCTGGAAAACGACCCCGATCGAACGCCGGAGATACGGGATCTCTTCTTCATCGATCAGGTCGGAGCGGTGGCTGCCGATTTGAGCGACCCCCGAATCAGGAAACAGGTCCATGTAGAGCAGGCGCAGGATCGTACTCTTCCCACTGCCCGTGGGGCCGACGAGGTACGCCATCTCCGACCGGCCGAGGTGCAGGTTCACCTCCTCCAGCACGGTGCGGTGCCGGCCATTCGGAAGCTGGAAGGAAACAGAAACGTCCTTAAGGTCGATCATCTGATTGACGTTCTATCCGGTGCAAACTGCCGGGCGTCATCGGTCGACTGCGTTCCTGCCCGGATGTGACAGGCTCGGTCGAAAGTAAAGAGCCGGTGGCGGAGGGGTGCCCTGTGCCGATTCTTCCCTCCGCTTCCCCGAATATCTTGAATCGCGGCCTCTGGCGCAACCTCGTGCTTTCGCCCGGACCTCAAAGCGGACGGCGTAACACCCAGTGCACCCGATAGCTGTCGTCGTGAGGAGAATTGGTCGTGAACGCGTCGTAGGACGCTTCGATCGTAAGAGGAGAGGTCTCTAGGAGCGCCCGGACCTCGTGCCGTGAATAGGCCCGCTGGACGTGCCGCTCCGTGCGATGCTGTCCATCCACAACGAGCTCAAAAACGGTCTCGTGTCGCCGCGTGTCCGGGTCATAGTGATTTTCCCGCACGAACGAAAAGTCGTCGGTGGCCCCTTCATCCACGAACCGGTCGTGATTGGTTTCGGAGTTGGCCGGGGTGCTCTGATCGATGATCGCTACCCCACCGGGTCGCAGGAGCGTATGCACCTGTTCAAAAAGCCGGGCCACCTCCGCCTCTTCAAGCAAATAATTCAAGCCGTCGTACACGAGGATAACGGCATCGACCGGGGCTTCCACTCCCAACTCCTCCAACGTGACCGTTGTAAAATCTGCCTGCACGCAGCGGATGGACGTATCGTCGGGCAGTTTCTCTCGAGCCTGGGCCAGCATGGCATCGGAGCCGTCCGTAAGCACGTAGCAGTACTCCCCGAGGGGGTGCAACCGCCGGGCAAGCGACCCGGTACCGCCTCCCAGTTCGACCACCGTTTCGATCGTGTCTCCGTGCTCGCGGAGCAGATTGTACAAGTAGGCCGCCCACGCGTCGTAGTCCACGTGCTCCATCACGAAGTCGTATCCGGCGGCGAGGGCGCTGTAGGGCTCCGCAGGCATGAGTTGGAAACGCGTCGGAGCAGCGATGAATCGAGAGCGATTGCCAGCTTATGCCGGCGTTTCCGTCCGCTGCTGGCGATGTCGGGCCACCGCCACGGCCAACTCCAGCGCACTGCGCATGCTGCCCGGCAGGGCCATGCCCTTGCCGGCGATGCCGTGCGCGGTGCCGTGATCGGGCGAGGTGCGGACAATGGGGAGGCCGGCCGTATAGTTGACCCCATGATCGAACGCAAGCGCCTTGAACGGCACGAGGCCCTGATCGTGGTACATCGCCAGTACCGCATCGAAGTCCGAGTCGAGCTGGGTGGCGAAAAAGCCGTCGGCGGCCAGTGGCCCCTCCACCTGAAAGCCTTCCTGCCGAGCCGCCTCAACGGCTGGAGCAATAATCTCTTCTTCCTCTTTCCCAAACGCACCGGCTTCTCCTGCATGCGGATTCAAGCCAAGCACGGCAATCGTCGGATCGTCGATCGCAAAGTCCTGCCGGAGCGATGCATCAATGACCCGCACCTTTTCGAGAATTGCTTCCTCGGTGACCATCGTGGGCACCTCCGAAAGGGCCACGTGGCTCGTAACAAGCCCGACGCGGAGCCCGCCGGCCACCATCATCATCGTTGGTTTGGCACTGCCGGTTCGCTCGGCAATAAATTCGGTGTGTCCCGGTACGTTATAGCCGGCCTTATTGATGGCCGCTTTCGAAATGGGGGCAGTGGCCATCGCGTCCACCGACCCGTTCACACAGGCATCCACGGCCCGTTCCACGGCCCGCATCGCCAGGCGTCCTCCCTCAACCGTAATCGCCCCAAACGACACCGGCGGCTCGTCCGCCTCGGCCACGTCCAGCAGGGCCACGTCGCCGTGCGGCACTTCTTCGGGCACCTCATCCACCACGTGAATATCGAGATCCGAAAAGCCGAGCACATCCGCATGGACCCGTAGAACGTGCGCGGAGCCGATGAGCACCGGCGTCATGGACGGCATCAAACTCGGGTCGTGCAGGCTTTTCAGGACAACCTCCGGCCCGATGCCGTTCGGATCTCCCAGGGTAATGGCCACGCGAGTGGGGGCGCCGTTCGGAGCGGGCGGTTCAGGACGTTGGAAGGTGGGTCGCTGTATTCGCATGGTGGATGCCGTCAGATTCGAGCAGGAAAAGCAACGAACATAGGTGCAAGGCTCATGCCGGTGTGCGGGCGACAACGTAGTTCTCAAGGTAGTCGGCAAGGAGACGGACCCCGAACCCAGTCCCGCCCGCGGGGGCGTATCCGTCCGGTTTGTCGAGGAAGGCCGGCCCCGCAATATCCAGGTGTAGCCAAGGAGCGTCCACAAAATGCTCCAGGAATTTGCCGGCAGTCACCGCTCCGGCCGCAGACCCTCCCACATTCGTAAGATCGGCGATGTCGCTGTCGAGATGCTCCTTGTACTCCTCGTACATCGGAAGAGGATGAACACGCTCTCCGGTCCGTTCGCCGGCCCGCTGGATCGCGTAGAGCCGCTCGGCCGCCGCCTCCGTTTCACTGGCCATCACCCCGGCAGCCTTAGACCCCAACGCCACGATGCAGGATCCCGTAAGGGTGGCCAGGTCCACTACGAGGGCCGGATCATACGTTGACGAGGCGTACGAAAGGGCATCCGCCAGCAGGAGCCGCCCCTCAGCGTCGGTGTTCATTACCTCCACCGTTCCGCCCGAGTGCATCTCAATGACATCGCCGGGAACGTACGCCTTACGTCCCGGCCGGTTGTCGGTCGCGGGCAGGAGCCCGATCACGTTCAGGGGAACGTCCAATGCAGCAAGGGCCTCAAACAGCCCGACGACGGCGGCCGCCCCTCCCATGTCGGACTTCATCTTGTCCATCGAGCCCTTCGTGTCCTTTAACGACAGGCCGCCGGTATCAAACATAACGCCCTTCCCTACGACCACAACGGGCGCATCATTGACGGCCTCCTCGGGGTGCCAACGAAGAATGGAGAACGTGGGCGGATCGAAACTGCCCTTGTTCACGGCCAGAAGCCCGCCCATTTCTTCTGCCTGGATGCGATCCGCC is part of the Salinibacter sp. 10B genome and encodes:
- the pdxA gene encoding 4-hydroxythreonine-4-phosphate dehydrogenase PdxA, with protein sequence MRIQRPTFQRPEPPAPNGAPTRVAITLGDPNGIGPEVVLKSLHDPSLMPSMTPVLIGSAHVLRVHADVLGFSDLDIHVVDEVPEEVPHGDVALLDVAEADEPPVSFGAITVEGGRLAMRAVERAVDACVNGSVDAMATAPISKAAINKAGYNVPGHTEFIAERTGSAKPTMMMVAGGLRVGLVTSHVALSEVPTMVTEEAILEKVRVIDASLRQDFAIDDPTIAVLGLNPHAGEAGAFGKEEEEIIAPAVEAARQEGFQVEGPLAADGFFATQLDSDFDAVLAMYHDQGLVPFKALAFDHGVNYTAGLPIVRTSPDHGTAHGIAGKGMALPGSMRSALELAVAVARHRQQRTETPA
- a CDS encoding leucyl aminopeptidase, whose translation is MIVSTTSNAPATLDADLLLVPLTQDPSEGRIEALAGRFGQSLVRAAEDYEGEEGSVRVAYPEATAAPRVALVGVGTAHDLDAEAVRRGIAAASTAARDHAAETVACLLPQEGDLDDDTAAQALVEGFVLGAYQYRRYKTDEGAVGPSSFIVHAGPEADEEGVRAGTERGRRLAEATCTARDLVNRSPHDKTAQAFAEMVAASGAHYGYEVETWGADRIQAEEMGGLLAVNKGSFDPPTFSILRWHPEEAVNDAPVVVVGKGVMFDTGGLSLKDTKGSMDKMKSDMGGAAAVVGLFEALAALDVPLNVIGLLPATDNRPGRKAYVPGDVIEMHSGGTVEVMNTDAEGRLLLADALSYASSTYDPALVVDLATLTGSCIVALGSKAAGVMASETEAAAERLYAIQRAGERTGERVHPLPMYEEYKEHLDSDIADLTNVGGSAAGAVTAGKFLEHFVDAPWLHLDIAGPAFLDKPDGYAPAGGTGFGVRLLADYLENYVVARTPA
- a CDS encoding class I SAM-dependent methyltransferase — translated: MPAEPYSALAAGYDFVMEHVDYDAWAAYLYNLLREHGDTIETVVELGGGTGSLARRLHPLGEYCYVLTDGSDAMLAQAREKLPDDTSIRCVQADFTTVTLEELGVEAPVDAVILVYDGLNYLLEEAEVARLFEQVHTLLRPGGVAIIDQSTPANSETNHDRFVDEGATDDFSFVRENHYDPDTRRHETVFELVVDGQHRTERHVQRAYSRHEVRALLETSPLTIEASYDAFTTNSPHDDSYRVHWVLRRPL
- the upp gene encoding uracil phosphoribosyltransferase, with the protein product MENLTVVDHPLLKRDLTVLRRDDTSHGAFRKTVSDAAAILAYEALRDIPLRETEIETPLETTTGYEIAEDVMVVPIMRAGLGMVDGFVRYLPEARVGHLGMQRDEETYTPVDYYSNIPKGIEEAHVFVVDPMLATGGSASFAIDHLKEEGGENFTFACLVAAPEGVKTLRAEHPDVPVVTAGLDRELDEDAFIRPGLGDAGDRIFGTRES
- a CDS encoding Na+/H+ antiporter NhaC family protein codes for the protein MTPSSLTRAVFVVLGALFLVASPAVGQGSGTMDVPSPVLTGIEFTVTVPGDSALAEKGAPMVQVGGETQALSYDASQEQWTVEGVTVASNGGTTVEVVAGGQTLRSADTRAIPGWLSIVPPLLAIGMALLYRRVVPALFFGVWIGAVLAIGYTPWAAFKGLLDTMQVYVLGALANESHAAIILFSLMIGGMVGIISKNGGTLGIVERLTGWASDSRRGQVATWALGLGIFFDDYANTLIVGNTMRPVTDRLRISREKLAYIVDSTAAPISCLAFVTTWIGYEVGLVGTAIEGIEGFNQGAYSVFLNSIPYSFYPLLALFFVFLIAYSRRDFGPMYHAEKRARETGQVLGPDANVDEAAAEGDELSPPADAPNRAVNAVIPVVVLIGTVLAGLYATGAQAAGADASLREIIGGADSYAALMWGSLIGVLTAAALSLGQGILDLEQTVEAWYEGLKSMLFAMIILVLAWALSNITEVLHTADYLVSILGEWLPAGVVPAIIFVIAAATAFATGSSWGTMGILMPLVVPLAWAVLAKNGMASPDHYHILYSSVSCVLAGAVWGDHCSPISDTTILSSMASGCDHIDHVRTQLPYAMSVGLVALLLGTLPTGFGLPWWVSLSVGVGVLVTLHRVVGTPIETAKPPFETSDPVEASAAG
- a CDS encoding ATP-binding cassette domain-containing protein: MIDLKDVSVSFQLPNGRHRTVLEEVNLHLGRSEMAYLVGPTGSGKSTILRLLYMDLFPDSGVAQIGSHRSDLIDEEEIPYLRRSIGVVFQDFQLLPDRSAYENVAFALYATGKKQSQVKSKVLKSLARVGLSHKRNNYPHELSGGEQQRVVIARAIANDPWVLLADEPTGNLDPVVADEIQELLVSLHKQGMTLLTATHDYRLVKSYPAQTYALMNGQVVEIDPETL
- a CDS encoding sodium:alanine symporter family protein → MSFLETLADGIDFLVEFVWGFGIPTGTGNDIPIVVLLLLGAGLFLTLRLGFVQFRRLFHGFAVTTGKYDDPDEPGDIPHFQALTTALSATVGTGNIVGVALAIHYGGPGALLWMWVTAVLGMATKFSEVTLAQYYRDVDIAGDGDEPGWLGTVSGGPMYYIEKGLGSNWTWMAVLSAGLLGITSFLTGNANQANSVTDTLEGYSGLVGLDPFVMSVIVAALVAGLVALVIIGGVTRIGRVTSIIAPVMAAIYVLGGLTILALNIGEVPAAFGSIISDAFNPSSGVAGTGAGIFMLTMIYGVQRGLFSNEAGMGSAPIAHSAAQTDEPVSEGVVALLEPFIDTIIICSITGLVIVVTGVWNDPVPTELDLDGGAHSYRVENEGGIIADENPPTEIKIVNGEPQVQEGAPEFAWNQAVVDSFFVDCTGDCEDYGDLRQPFTGTLNTERSVAIGEDGTEYTSLYGPAVESGAPLTQLAFARGLSPLGDWGGLIVVFSVLLFAISTSISWSYYGDRCAIYLFGEQAVLPYKVAFVTVNFLGGIAPLATVWAVGDIALGLVIIPNLVAIVLLSGKLKEITDSYFERKAWLDNVEPARKAREKRKAEKERQKQENE